From a region of the Brevibacterium siliguriense genome:
- a CDS encoding MarR family winged helix-turn-helix transcriptional regulator, whose translation MAAEENTGTGFDPIEESRRQWLAHGWNDAADGMTTVISVMRIHQLFLARVDAALKPFELTFSRYEVLTLLSFTRAGTLPMSKISARLQVHATSTTNSVDRLEKAGLVARRSHPDDRRTTLVDLTDAGRDLAAQATTALNAEVFSSPDFAGIDLDSLLPHLETLRSGLEAGS comes from the coding sequence ATGGCGGCAGAAGAGAATACAGGCACGGGCTTCGACCCGATCGAAGAGTCCCGGCGGCAATGGCTGGCCCACGGGTGGAATGACGCGGCCGACGGAATGACGACAGTGATCTCGGTGATGCGGATCCACCAGCTGTTCCTCGCCAGGGTCGACGCCGCCCTCAAGCCCTTCGAACTGACGTTCTCGCGCTACGAGGTCCTCACTCTGCTGTCGTTCACCAGGGCCGGAACCCTGCCGATGTCGAAGATCTCCGCCCGACTGCAGGTGCATGCGACATCGACGACGAACTCCGTCGACCGTCTCGAAAAGGCCGGACTCGTCGCCAGGCGCAGCCACCCCGATGATCGCAGGACCACGCTCGTCGACCTCACCGATGCCGGTCGGGACCTCGCAGCTCAGGCCACGACGGCACTCAACGCGGAGGTCTTCTCCTCCCCCGATTTCGCCGGGATCGATCTCGACTCCCTGCTCCCCCACCTCGAAACGCTGCGTTCGGGCCTCGAAGCCGGCAGCTGA
- a CDS encoding DUF3039 domain-containing protein gives MTIPASGGSATIEREQSEQLVEPGDHERFSHYAPKDKIMESMVTGTPLIALCGKVWVPTRDPERFPICPKCKEIYETMSEGPQE, from the coding sequence ATGACCATTCCAGCTTCAGGCGGTTCAGCAACGATCGAGCGCGAGCAGTCCGAGCAGCTAGTCGAGCCCGGCGACCACGAGCGCTTCAGCCACTACGCGCCCAAGGACAAGATCATGGAGTCCATGGTGACCGGGACTCCGCTGATCGCCTTGTGCGGAAAGGTGTGGGTGCCCACGCGCGATCCCGAGCGGTTCCCGATCTGCCCCAAGTGCAAAGAGATCTACGAGACGATGTCCGAAGGACCGCAGGAGTAG
- a CDS encoding DUF2017 family protein produces MAAIDARGDDVVLTLQDNERSLMLTVFTDLAALLAEDSDEGDDRPDSENWEARLGLVDRPRPEDPALQRLLPDVDPDDEERSAEFRRLTEFDLKQAKAHNVRIVLLGLSKGNDIALTRDEVLAWMKGLNDLRLVLAVRLGIDTEEAQEEKYAHREDLSESEDLTLTLYDFLTWIQDRLTTTLLEQMQGDDEI; encoded by the coding sequence ATGGCCGCTATCGACGCACGTGGGGATGATGTCGTCCTCACCCTGCAGGACAACGAACGCTCGCTCATGCTCACCGTCTTCACCGATCTCGCAGCTCTGCTGGCTGAAGACAGCGACGAAGGCGACGACCGTCCGGACTCGGAGAACTGGGAGGCCCGGCTCGGACTCGTCGACCGGCCCCGCCCGGAGGACCCGGCACTGCAGCGGCTGCTGCCCGACGTCGATCCCGACGACGAAGAGCGTTCGGCGGAATTCCGCCGCCTCACCGAGTTCGACCTCAAACAGGCCAAGGCGCACAATGTGCGCATCGTGCTGCTGGGGCTGAGCAAGGGCAACGACATCGCCCTGACACGGGACGAGGTGCTCGCCTGGATGAAGGGGCTCAATGATCTGCGACTCGTCCTCGCCGTCCGCCTCGGCATCGACACCGAGGAGGCGCAGGAGGAGAAGTACGCCCACCGCGAGGACCTCTCCGAATCAGAAGATCTCACCCTGACCCTGTACGACTTCCTGACCTGGATCCAGGACCGACTGACGACGACCTTGCTCGAGCAGATGCAAGGGGATGACGAGATATGA
- a CDS encoding flavin reductase family protein, which yields MDQAYDDSLTERYRELSDDIAAAVAVVSATRGGALHAITVDSFLDVSYDPPTMAVSVYSGSRMMETLETSSHFAISLLNSDQRDISERLGASGQPLYGSLKGIDTFPAPQAGQPVLTEAIAWFELELTEILEVATHSIVVGEVVSMGAGAEAGTSRPLLRWRKAYGTIGKR from the coding sequence ATGGACCAGGCCTACGACGATTCCCTCACAGAACGCTACCGCGAGCTCAGCGATGACATCGCCGCGGCGGTCGCCGTGGTCTCCGCGACTCGGGGCGGTGCCCTGCATGCGATCACCGTCGATTCGTTCCTCGATGTGTCCTACGATCCTCCGACGATGGCGGTGAGCGTCTACTCCGGTTCACGGATGATGGAGACCTTGGAGACGAGTTCGCACTTCGCGATCTCACTGCTCAACTCCGATCAGCGCGATATCTCAGAACGCCTCGGCGCGTCGGGTCAGCCGCTTTACGGATCACTCAAAGGCATCGACACTTTTCCCGCCCCGCAGGCCGGCCAGCCGGTGCTCACCGAGGCGATCGCCTGGTTCGAACTCGAACTCACCGAGATCCTCGAGGTAGCGACTCACAGCATCGTCGTCGGCGAGGTGGTGTCCATGGGTGCGGGCGCCGAGGCGGGAACGAGCCGTCCCCTGCTGCGCTGGCGCAAAGCCTACGGGACAATCGGAAAGCGCTGA
- a CDS encoding nicotinate phosphoribosyltransferase, giving the protein MSDLTRTDSTAFFTDQYEVTMVQAALESGAAHRKSLFEVFGRSLPAGRRYGVVAGTGRILEMIRDFRFDDAELSFLSRENIVDSRTIDWLANYRFSGNIRGYAEGEIYFPGSPLLTIESTFAEGVILETLILSAMNYDCAVASAASRMAQAAGDRPCAEMGGRRTNEHAAVAAARAAVIGGFASTSNLAAGLQYGLRTIGTSAHSFTLLHDSEREAFAAQLKSLGTDTTLLLDTYDVEEALTTAIELAGPKLGGVRIDSGDLIEQASEVRESLDRLGARDTTITVTSDLDEYAIAALAASPVDSYGVGTRVVTGSGAPAAGLVYKLVARADEAGEWTSVAKHSSGKPSRGGHKEALRLIDGPIAVEEAVGIPSLPGDLGEGRRLSVDLVLDGEVDESFIGAAGVKRACARHDESLAELPRSARRLQDGEPAIPTVFYSA; this is encoded by the coding sequence ATGAGTGATCTCACACGGACCGACTCGACGGCGTTCTTCACAGATCAGTACGAAGTGACGATGGTGCAGGCGGCCCTGGAATCCGGCGCCGCCCACCGCAAGAGCCTCTTCGAAGTCTTCGGCCGCAGTCTTCCCGCAGGTCGCCGCTACGGTGTCGTCGCCGGTACCGGTCGGATCCTCGAGATGATCCGCGACTTCCGCTTCGACGACGCCGAACTCTCGTTCCTCAGCAGGGAGAACATCGTCGACTCCCGCACCATCGACTGGTTGGCGAACTATCGGTTCTCCGGCAATATCCGCGGCTATGCCGAAGGGGAGATCTACTTCCCCGGCTCACCGCTGCTCACGATCGAGTCGACCTTCGCCGAGGGCGTCATCCTCGAGACCCTCATCCTCTCGGCCATGAACTATGACTGTGCTGTCGCCTCGGCGGCGTCTCGGATGGCTCAGGCGGCAGGCGACCGACCCTGCGCGGAGATGGGCGGGCGACGCACGAACGAGCATGCGGCCGTGGCTGCGGCCAGAGCCGCGGTCATCGGCGGCTTCGCATCGACGTCGAACCTCGCGGCCGGCCTGCAGTACGGTCTGCGCACGATCGGCACCTCGGCCCACTCGTTCACCCTCCTCCACGATTCCGAACGCGAGGCCTTCGCCGCCCAGCTGAAATCGCTGGGCACCGATACGACACTGCTCCTAGACACCTACGACGTCGAGGAGGCACTGACCACCGCGATCGAACTGGCCGGCCCCAAGCTCGGCGGCGTGCGCATCGACTCCGGTGACCTCATCGAACAGGCCAGCGAGGTGCGCGAGAGCTTGGACCGCCTCGGCGCCCGCGACACGACGATCACCGTCACGAGCGACCTCGACGAGTATGCGATCGCCGCGCTGGCGGCCTCCCCCGTCGATTCCTACGGTGTCGGCACACGCGTGGTCACCGGTTCGGGAGCCCCGGCCGCCGGGCTGGTGTACAAGCTCGTGGCTCGCGCAGACGAAGCCGGTGAGTGGACCTCGGTGGCCAAACACTCCTCGGGCAAGCCGTCACGCGGCGGGCACAAAGAGGCACTGCGCCTCATCGACGGTCCGATCGCAGTGGAGGAGGCCGTCGGCATTCCTTCGCTGCCCGGGGACCTCGGTGAAGGACGCAGGCTCAGCGTCGATCTCGTTCTCGACGGTGAGGTCGATGAGTCCTTCATCGGTGCGGCAGGAGTGAAGAGGGCCTGCGCCCGACACGACGAGTCCCTGGCGGAGCTGCCGCGTTCGGCCAGGCGCCTGCAGGACGGCGAGCCCGCCATCCCCACCGTGTTCTACTCCGCCTGA
- a CDS encoding DEAD/DEAH box helicase: MSADRLPTAPGTSAAEQLPPAFPERAAWGTAGKLRAWQAEALELYFQKQPKDFLAVATPGAGKTTFALRLAAELLAQRVVNRVTVVAPTEHLKVQWADSAARVGIKLDPHFKNSQGKHAPGYHGVALTYAQVAAKPVLHHNRTAAGRTLVILDEVHHGGDALSWGDAVREAFGPAVRRLSLTGTPFRSDTSPIPFVTYAPDENGIRTSVADYSYGYGRALKDSVVRPVLFLAYAGAMTWRTKAGDEMSHVLGEETTKDINSQAWRTALDPKGDWIPAVLKAADMRLTEVRRTVHDAGGLVIATDQEAARAYAKRLHEITGEKPTVVLSDEAGASERIEKFQNSTDRWMVAVRMVSEGVDVPRLCVGVYATSSSTPLFFAQAIGRFVRARKRGETASVFLPSVPVLMALANSMEAERDHALDRPKNDDENDVVVFDDEAMEQANRSESASSDQLGSFEALGAEALFDRVLYDGGEFGTGGAIGSEDELDFIGIPGLLEPDQVRELLSTQQARQAKRKTAAAPPAPEVETSELEHRAMKEERNQLQSLVGAWSRRTGTPHQNVHVELRKACGGPAVAQATREQIQARIKKLQGWFIGKK; encoded by the coding sequence ATGTCAGCGGATCGTCTCCCAACAGCACCAGGGACCTCCGCAGCAGAACAGCTCCCACCGGCATTCCCCGAGCGCGCAGCTTGGGGAACGGCCGGAAAGCTGCGTGCCTGGCAGGCAGAGGCTCTGGAACTCTACTTCCAGAAGCAGCCGAAGGACTTCCTCGCAGTCGCGACCCCCGGGGCCGGTAAGACCACCTTCGCTCTGCGCCTGGCAGCCGAACTCCTGGCCCAACGGGTCGTCAACCGAGTCACCGTCGTCGCTCCCACCGAACATCTCAAGGTGCAGTGGGCCGACTCGGCGGCACGTGTGGGCATCAAACTCGACCCGCACTTCAAGAACTCCCAGGGCAAGCACGCACCCGGTTACCACGGAGTGGCGCTGACCTATGCGCAGGTTGCTGCCAAACCCGTTCTCCACCACAACCGGACGGCCGCCGGTCGCACTCTGGTCATCCTCGACGAGGTCCACCACGGAGGCGATGCCCTGTCGTGGGGCGATGCCGTGCGCGAAGCCTTCGGGCCCGCGGTCCGCCGACTGTCTCTGACCGGAACCCCGTTCCGCTCGGACACGTCACCGATCCCGTTCGTCACCTATGCTCCCGACGAGAACGGCATCCGCACCTCGGTGGCGGACTATTCCTACGGCTACGGCCGTGCGCTCAAGGACTCCGTCGTCCGCCCCGTCCTCTTCCTCGCCTACGCGGGCGCCATGACCTGGCGGACCAAGGCCGGCGACGAGATGTCGCACGTCCTCGGCGAAGAGACGACGAAGGACATCAACTCGCAGGCCTGGCGCACCGCACTCGACCCGAAGGGTGACTGGATCCCGGCGGTGCTCAAGGCCGCCGATATGCGACTGACCGAAGTTCGACGCACCGTCCACGACGCCGGGGGCCTCGTCATCGCCACCGACCAGGAGGCGGCCCGTGCCTACGCCAAGCGCCTGCACGAGATCACCGGAGAGAAGCCGACCGTAGTGCTCTCCGACGAAGCGGGAGCCTCGGAACGGATCGAGAAGTTCCAGAACTCCACCGACCGGTGGATGGTCGCAGTCCGAATGGTCTCCGAAGGCGTCGACGTGCCCCGACTGTGCGTCGGCGTCTACGCGACCTCCTCGTCGACGCCGCTGTTCTTCGCACAGGCGATCGGACGCTTCGTGCGTGCCCGCAAACGCGGCGAGACCGCCTCGGTGTTCCTGCCCTCGGTGCCCGTGCTGATGGCCCTGGCGAACTCGATGGAAGCCGAACGCGACCACGCTCTCGACCGTCCGAAGAACGACGACGAGAATGATGTCGTCGTCTTCGACGACGAAGCAATGGAGCAGGCGAATCGCAGCGAAAGCGCCTCCTCCGACCAGTTGGGGTCGTTCGAGGCCCTCGGTGCCGAAGCGCTGTTCGACCGCGTCCTCTACGACGGCGGCGAATTCGGCACAGGCGGAGCCATCGGCTCCGAGGACGAACTCGACTTCATCGGGATTCCCGGTCTGCTCGAACCCGATCAGGTGCGTGAGCTGCTGAGCACCCAGCAGGCCCGGCAGGCCAAGCGCAAAACCGCGGCGGCCCCTCCGGCTCCGGAGGTCGAGACGAGCGAACTGGAACACCGCGCGATGAAGGAAGAGCGCAACCAGCTGCAGAGCCTCGTCGGGGCCTGGTCGAGACGCACCGGCACACCGCACCAGAACGTCCACGTCGAACTGCGCAAGGCATGCGGTGGCCCGGCCGTCGCTCAAGCCACGCGTGAGCAGATCCAGGCCCGGATCAAGAAGCTGCAAGGCTGGTTCATCGGCAAGAAGTGA
- a CDS encoding MBL fold metallo-hydrolase produces MKLTAIGTAGSFPGRGALASCYLIETDEDTPTRIILDLGSGALSPLQETIDTDRLSGIVLSHLHPDHCMDMTGLYVKHCFDPKFFNGDISDTGTIRTRTPVFAPAGAKERLFRAYYTDPGKSPVANGGDDSNFDNAFEFTDIDHGARHQVGSLTIESFLVDHPVEAYALRITDATGKVITYSGDSDECDNLVEAAKGADLFLCEAAFQEDRDTARGIHLTGKRAGRVAQNAEAAALVLTHIPIWTDCSIVRGEAAGEYRGPIELAKPGATWTV; encoded by the coding sequence ATGAAACTCACCGCTATCGGCACCGCCGGGTCCTTCCCGGGGCGCGGAGCCCTCGCCAGCTGCTACCTCATCGAAACCGATGAGGACACCCCCACTCGCATCATCCTCGACCTCGGGTCCGGTGCGCTCAGTCCCCTGCAGGAGACGATCGACACCGATCGCCTCTCCGGGATCGTGCTCAGCCACCTCCACCCGGACCACTGCATGGACATGACCGGTCTGTACGTCAAACACTGCTTCGACCCGAAGTTCTTCAACGGCGACATCTCCGACACCGGAACGATTCGCACCCGCACCCCGGTGTTCGCTCCGGCCGGTGCGAAGGAACGGCTGTTCCGGGCCTACTATACGGATCCCGGAAAATCTCCGGTGGCCAATGGGGGCGACGACTCGAACTTCGACAACGCCTTCGAGTTCACCGACATCGACCACGGAGCTCGACACCAGGTCGGATCGCTGACCATCGAGTCCTTCCTCGTCGACCACCCAGTCGAGGCCTACGCTCTGCGGATCACGGATGCTACCGGCAAGGTCATCACATATTCCGGTGACAGCGACGAATGCGACAACCTCGTCGAAGCGGCGAAGGGTGCCGACCTGTTCCTGTGCGAAGCTGCTTTCCAGGAGGACCGCGACACTGCGCGCGGCATCCACCTCACCGGCAAACGCGCCGGACGAGTGGCACAGAACGCCGAGGCGGCAGCGCTCGTGCTCACCCACATCCCGATCTGGACCGACTGCTCCATCGTTCGCGGTGAAGCGGCCGGCGAGTACCGTGGACCCATCGAGCTGGCGAAGCCCGGAGCCACCTGGACCGTATGA
- the rph gene encoding ribonuclease PH, with translation MRADGRAADELREVRITPDWINTAEGSALVEFGNTRVLCAASLTEGVPRWLKGQGRGWVTAEYAMLPRATDSRSTRESVKGKQGGRTHEISRLIGRSLRAVIDMDKLGENTLVLDCDVLQADGGTRTASITGAYVALAKAIDKGRSTGLIPAAQQPIIDSVSAISVGIIDGEPLLDLPYVEDSRAETDMNVVMTGSGKFIEVQGTAEGAPFDRDELGKLLDLAAHGCTELTRIQSEVLAG, from the coding sequence GTGCGAGCAGACGGCCGTGCAGCAGACGAACTCCGTGAAGTCCGAATCACCCCGGACTGGATCAACACCGCCGAAGGGTCCGCGCTTGTGGAATTCGGCAACACCCGCGTCCTCTGCGCGGCTTCGCTGACCGAAGGAGTGCCGCGCTGGCTCAAGGGACAGGGCCGCGGATGGGTCACCGCCGAATACGCCATGCTCCCTCGAGCCACCGACTCCCGCAGCACCCGTGAGTCCGTCAAGGGCAAGCAGGGCGGCCGCACCCACGAGATCTCCCGCCTCATCGGTCGCAGCCTGCGCGCGGTCATCGACATGGACAAGCTGGGTGAGAACACCCTCGTCCTCGACTGCGACGTCCTCCAGGCCGACGGCGGCACCCGCACCGCTTCGATCACCGGAGCCTACGTGGCTCTGGCGAAGGCCATCGACAAGGGACGCTCGACCGGGCTCATCCCCGCCGCCCAACAGCCGATCATCGACTCGGTGTCGGCCATCAGCGTCGGGATCATCGACGGAGAACCCCTCCTCGATCTGCCGTACGTCGAGGACTCGCGCGCCGAAACCGATATGAACGTCGTGATGACCGGTTCCGGAAAGTTCATCGAAGTCCAGGGCACCGCCGAGGGGGCACCGTTCGACCGCGATGAACTCGGCAAGCTGCTCGATCTCGCCGCTCACGGCTGCACCGAACTCACCCGCATCCAGTCCGAAGTGCTCGCCGGATGA
- a CDS encoding GNAT family N-acetyltransferase produces MDISEIWPPFALHLQSGDMELSPVRETDIPELADIARGGVRRDGIEAFLVDWGSGTDEQIALSLAQYHWSTRANFTVDDWTMEFTVRVDGLAVGVQGVNGHRYPLTKAVSTGSWLALPEQGRGYGTRMRRIIIETFIRYFDATRFDTAYFEGNVASRRVSEKLGYSPNGHRSTIGQNGTALTEHHMVLAAENYVHTDSDLQVTGAEAFRTFLTIAT; encoded by the coding sequence ATGGATATCTCAGAGATCTGGCCGCCGTTCGCACTTCATCTGCAATCGGGCGATATGGAGCTCTCCCCTGTCCGCGAAACCGATATCCCCGAGCTCGCAGATATCGCTCGAGGCGGAGTCAGACGAGATGGCATCGAAGCGTTCCTCGTCGACTGGGGCTCAGGTACCGATGAGCAGATAGCGCTGAGCCTCGCTCAGTATCACTGGTCCACTCGGGCGAACTTCACTGTGGATGACTGGACGATGGAGTTCACGGTCAGAGTCGACGGTCTGGCCGTCGGAGTGCAGGGTGTGAACGGGCATCGCTATCCGCTGACAAAGGCGGTCTCGACAGGTTCATGGCTGGCGCTGCCGGAACAGGGCCGCGGCTATGGCACCAGGATGCGACGGATCATCATCGAAACCTTCATCCGTTACTTCGACGCGACGAGATTCGACACCGCCTACTTCGAAGGCAATGTCGCCAGCCGACGGGTATCAGAGAAGCTCGGCTACTCCCCCAATGGCCACCGCAGCACCATCGGCCAGAACGGCACAGCCCTAACGGAGCACCACATGGTCCTGGCCGCCGAGAACTACGTCCACACAGACAGTGACCTACAAGTCACGGGCGCCGAAGCCTTCCGAACCTTCCTCACTATTGCTACCTGA
- the gdhA gene encoding NADP-specific glutamate dehydrogenase gives MSLHPSLQPIFDTVLQRNPGESEFHQAVQEVLHSLGPVVDKHPEYLELSALERLCEPERQIIFRVPWIDDSGVVQINRAFRVQFNSALGPYKGGLRFHPSVNLGIVKFLGFEQIFKNAITGLPIGGGKGGADFDPKGRSDREVMRFCQSFMTELSRHIGEYRDVPAGDIGVGGREIGYLFGQYKRMTNSYEAGVLTGKGLSYGGSMVRTEATGFGVVYFLKDMLAAAKKNIDGRTVSISGSGNVAVFAAEKVTAFGGTVITMSDSAGFIHDPDGIDTELVKRIKFEERGRISEYVEQRGGRATYHEGGNVWDVEVDVALPCATQNELDGDSAATLVKNGVIALAEGANMPCTPEAVKIFSESGVLFAPGKAANAGGVATSALEMQQNASRDSWDFDFTEARLAEIMGDVHDSCAAAADEFGSPGDYVSGANIAGFIRVSEAMLAQGVV, from the coding sequence ATGAGTCTACATCCATCACTGCAGCCAATCTTCGACACAGTGCTCCAACGTAACCCTGGAGAGTCGGAGTTTCACCAAGCGGTACAGGAAGTTCTCCATTCTCTGGGCCCCGTCGTGGACAAGCACCCCGAATACCTGGAGCTCTCGGCACTCGAACGGCTCTGCGAGCCCGAACGCCAGATCATCTTCCGGGTTCCCTGGATCGATGACTCCGGTGTCGTGCAGATCAACCGCGCCTTCCGAGTGCAGTTCAACTCGGCACTCGGCCCGTACAAAGGCGGACTGCGTTTCCACCCGTCGGTGAACCTCGGCATCGTCAAGTTCCTCGGCTTCGAGCAGATCTTCAAGAACGCGATCACGGGCCTGCCCATCGGCGGCGGCAAGGGCGGTGCGGACTTCGACCCGAAGGGCCGCAGTGACCGCGAGGTCATGCGCTTCTGCCAGTCCTTCATGACTGAACTGTCCCGCCACATCGGCGAATACCGCGATGTGCCTGCCGGTGACATCGGCGTCGGCGGTCGCGAGATCGGCTACCTCTTCGGCCAGTACAAGCGGATGACGAACTCCTATGAGGCCGGTGTGCTCACCGGCAAGGGACTGTCCTACGGCGGTTCCATGGTTCGCACCGAAGCCACCGGCTTCGGAGTCGTGTACTTCCTAAAGGACATGCTCGCCGCCGCGAAGAAGAACATCGACGGTCGCACCGTTTCGATCTCCGGATCCGGAAACGTCGCCGTGTTCGCCGCCGAGAAGGTCACTGCCTTCGGCGGCACCGTCATCACGATGTCCGACTCGGCCGGCTTCATCCATGACCCGGACGGCATAGACACCGAGCTCGTGAAGCGCATCAAGTTCGAGGAGCGGGGACGCATCTCCGAATACGTCGAACAGCGCGGTGGGCGTGCGACCTACCACGAGGGCGGCAACGTCTGGGATGTCGAGGTCGACGTCGCTCTTCCATGCGCGACGCAGAACGAACTCGACGGAGATTCGGCAGCGACTCTGGTCAAGAACGGGGTCATCGCTCTCGCCGAAGGTGCGAACATGCCCTGCACCCCGGAAGCCGTGAAGATCTTCTCCGAATCCGGTGTGCTCTTCGCCCCTGGCAAGGCCGCAAACGCGGGCGGCGTCGCCACCAGCGCGCTCGAAATGCAGCAGAACGCCAGCCGCGACTCGTGGGACTTCGACTTCACCGAGGCCCGTCTGGCCGAGATCATGGGCGATGTCCACGACAGCTGCGCCGCGGCTGCCGACGAATTCGGTTCGCCGGGCGATTACGTCTCCGGCGCCAACATCGCTGGCTTCATCCGCGTCTCCGAAGCGATGCTCGCTCAGGGCGTCGTCTGA
- a CDS encoding SOS response-associated peptidase — MSLDPADLADELRLDVVSYDFTPRFNVPPGSFVPILVERLDEDGQLHRRLETASWGLVPAWAKDPKIGFKAFNARSETVLEKPMFRQAIKRRRSALPVPGYYEWENAEDGKQPWMMTAAGADPLFMAGLFEFWRQPDETWLVSTTILTMESAGHLSDVHHRMPVFLGRDQISDWIDPGVLTNDVPDLLAATLDQVDPASVTRHKVGKAVGNVRNDSPELAEPVA, encoded by the coding sequence ATGTCCCTCGATCCGGCTGATCTCGCCGATGAGCTCCGGTTGGACGTCGTCTCCTATGACTTCACGCCGCGCTTCAATGTGCCTCCGGGATCATTTGTGCCGATCCTCGTCGAGAGGCTCGACGAGGATGGTCAGCTGCACCGCCGTCTCGAAACCGCCTCTTGGGGGCTGGTTCCGGCCTGGGCGAAAGATCCGAAGATCGGATTCAAGGCATTCAACGCTCGTTCCGAGACTGTGCTTGAGAAGCCGATGTTCCGACAGGCCATCAAGCGGCGCCGTAGCGCCCTGCCGGTCCCGGGCTACTACGAATGGGAGAACGCGGAGGACGGCAAACAGCCGTGGATGATGACCGCCGCCGGCGCGGACCCGCTCTTCATGGCCGGACTCTTCGAGTTCTGGAGGCAGCCGGATGAGACCTGGCTGGTCTCCACGACGATCCTGACTATGGAATCTGCGGGACACCTCAGTGATGTCCACCACCGGATGCCGGTCTTCCTTGGACGCGACCAGATCAGTGACTGGATCGACCCGGGGGTGCTGACGAACGATGTGCCGGATCTGCTGGCGGCGACTCTCGACCAGGTCGACCCTGCAAGCGTCACGAGACATAAGGTCGGCAAAGCCGTCGGCAATGTCCGCAACGATTCTCCGGAACTTGCCGAACCAGTGGCGTAG
- the rdgB gene encoding RdgB/HAM1 family non-canonical purine NTP pyrophosphatase, producing MTTFVLATHNEGKKRELLTILGPVLGTDTQVLTAAEAGLADVAETGVTFTENALIKARAAAAATGHTAIADDSGISVDVLGGAPGIFSARWAGRHGDDRANLELLLAQLGDIAAEHRGAQFRCAAAAVTADGREFTAEGVMPGRLATEPKGENGFGYDPIFVPDCSELSAAEMSAEEKNSRSHRRFAFDALAAILADEPNL from the coding sequence ATGACGACCTTCGTCCTCGCCACTCACAATGAGGGCAAGAAGCGTGAGCTGCTGACCATCCTCGGGCCCGTCCTCGGTACCGACACCCAGGTGCTCACAGCCGCCGAGGCGGGACTGGCCGATGTCGCCGAAACCGGAGTCACGTTCACCGAGAATGCCCTCATCAAGGCGCGGGCCGCCGCCGCTGCGACAGGGCACACGGCTATCGCCGATGACTCGGGCATCAGCGTTGACGTCCTCGGCGGCGCACCGGGAATCTTCTCCGCCCGGTGGGCCGGTCGACACGGTGACGACCGGGCGAACCTCGAGCTGCTGCTCGCTCAGTTGGGCGATATCGCTGCCGAACACAGGGGAGCACAGTTCCGCTGTGCAGCAGCCGCCGTGACCGCCGACGGCAGAGAATTCACCGCCGAAGGCGTCATGCCCGGACGTCTGGCCACCGAGCCGAAAGGCGAGAACGGATTCGGCTACGATCCGATCTTCGTTCCCGACTGCTCTGAGCTCAGTGCCGCCGAGATGAGCGCTGAGGAGAAGAACTCACGCTCCCACCGTCGGTTCGCCTTCGACGCATTGGCCGCGATCCTCGCCGACGAGCCGAATCTCTGA
- the clpS gene encoding ATP-dependent Clp protease adapter ClpS, giving the protein MSNPTTPVLEPDVEVRPAEDLAKPWRTVVFNDPVNLMSYVSFVFQTYFGYSEEKAHSLMLEVHENGRSVVATGGREAMERDTQAMHEYGLWAACQPDSGSD; this is encoded by the coding sequence GTGAGCAATCCAACGACCCCAGTGCTCGAGCCGGACGTCGAGGTTCGACCGGCCGAAGACCTGGCCAAACCCTGGAGGACCGTGGTCTTCAACGACCCGGTCAACCTCATGAGCTACGTCAGCTTCGTGTTCCAGACCTACTTCGGATACTCCGAGGAGAAGGCCCACTCACTCATGCTCGAAGTCCATGAGAACGGCCGCTCCGTGGTCGCCACCGGAGGCCGCGAAGCCATGGAACGAGACACCCAAGCGATGCACGAATACGGCCTGTGGGCTGCGTGCCAACCCGATTCAGGATCCGACTGA